The sequence AAGGCACCAATAATTGAAGCCAACGCAAAACCACCGCGCAGCGGCTCAAAAATCAACACCAGCCCGAAGGTCATCGCAACCAAGCTATTGAAAAATAAAAACCAACTAGTGACGCCCGCTTTCCGAAGTTGATTAAAGGAAAAGGCCATTAACAAACCTCCAAGGATAGCCCAGATGGCGAGCACAACGACAAAAAACGAGATGGTCGTTCCCGGGTTATAAAGTATGATGAAACCAACAATCAAACTAACGCCCGCCTCAAGACCAAACGCATATTTATTAATATCAGCCCGGCGATATCGGAACGCAGACAAAGCAACAAAAATGCCCTGAACAATTAGAAAAATCGCGACAAGGCGGGCCAACGAAACCAGGGTCACTTCGGGGATGAACAACAAGGCTAATCCCAACACCACCATCAACAATGACTTGCCCAGTTCAATAACGCCCCTTTGTTTTATCTGTGCCATAGCTTTTTCTTCTGAGGATTAACTTTTCTCAATAAAACTCAACTGCCAGCCTTCGACAATAGTCGTG is a genomic window of Mangrovibacterium diazotrophicum containing:
- a CDS encoding HdeD family acid-resistance protein: MAQIKQRGVIELGKSLLMVVLGLALLFIPEVTLVSLARLVAIFLIVQGIFVALSAFRYRRADINKYAFGLEAGVSLIVGFIILYNPGTTISFFVVVLAIWAILGGLLMAFSFNQLRKAGVTSWFLFFNSLVAMTFGLVLIFEPLRGGFALASIIGAFVLLHGLLSLFSAFSR